In the genome of Monodelphis domestica isolate mMonDom1 chromosome 2, mMonDom1.pri, whole genome shotgun sequence, one region contains:
- the LOC100030101 gene encoding nephrocan-like, with amino-acid sequence MYFLCTFLVLLSFGDGFHPNCPRRCSCDSKQSVQCYRLIEIPSRMPSTIKRIYISHSKIKNLKLSNITKTLALEEFILLASGTESVENDTFKTLNTLKTLELWKNKLRRIPTALPNSLEVLKLNDNSINVLHESDFEGLKKLQVLELQNNMVSTLSFSTLSSLINLQNLVLDGNNMESLTGPFKLPHLKHLSIENNKLHFLPGNFFASLQSLQFLSLSGNSLTKVPNELPKSLLSLKLERNQLQVVRFQEMKHLENLSHLFLSANSLSSIEGAQFLPNLTTLEISQNQLQTLPIRLPTKLQKLDCSNNLIQRVTLQDFQDLRDLKHLFLDNNMVSLFEVGALQRCVQLSNLALEQNLLLSIPLRLPDTLARLDLKGNAIQDIGEQELKNLKQLQVLNLRNNKISALDLKVLESLPRLRYLYLDGNPWNCTCNLLRARKVLMAKGMDVRGGQCAAPAERQGESWMSSKNIMRHCEGNSYLTEKSKEIRKKLKPEDHSSIIMNMDDDYYDYELD; translated from the exons ATGTATTTTCTTTGTACCTTTCTTGTCCTGCTTTCCTTTGGTGATGGTTTCCATCCTAACTGCCCTAGAAGATGCAGCTGTGATTCCAAGCAATCAGTCCAGTGCTATAGACTCATAGAAATACCTTCACGAATGCCTTCCACAATCAAGAGAATTTACATCAGCCACAGTAAAATAAAAAACCTCAAG TTATCTAATATCACCAAAACACTGGCCCTGGAAGAATTTATTCTATTGGCCAGTGGCACGGAGTCTGTTGAAAATGACACCTTCAAAACTTTGAATACATTGAAGACTTTGGAACTCTGGAAAAATAAACTAAGACGAATCCCCACAGCCCTCCCAAACAGCCTTGAAGTGCTGAAACTCAATgataattcaataaatgttttgcatgaatcAGATTTTGAAGGCTTGAAAAAGTTACAAGTACTTGAGCTACAAAACAACATGGTCTCTACTCTCTCCTTCAGCACACTTTCCTCCCTTATTAATCTGCAAAATTTGGTGTTGGATGGCAACAATATGGAATCTCTGACTGGTCCATTTAAACTTCCTCATTTAAAACATCTGAGTATAGAGAATAATAAGCTACATTTCCTACCAGGAAACTTCTTTGCATCTCTTCAATCATTACAGTTTCTTAGTTTAAGTGGCAATTCACTGACTAAAGTCCCTAATGAGCTACCAAAGTCTTTGCTGTCTTTAAAGCTGGAGAGGAACCAGCTCCAAGTAGTAAGATTTCAGGAGATGAAACATCTGGAGAAcctttctcatcttttcctttctGCCAATTCACTTTCTTCTATTGAGGGAGCCCAATTTCTTCCTAATTTAACAACTCTTGAGATATCTCAGAATCAACTTCAGACTTTGCCCATCAGATTGCCAACAAAACTACAGAAACTTGACTGTAGTAACAATCTGATTCAGAGAGTAACACTTCAAGACTTCCAGGACCTGAGAGACCTGAAACATTTGTTTTTAGACAACAACATGGTCAGCTTATTTGAGGTGGGAGCCCTTCAGAGATGTGTTCAACTTTCTAACCTGGCCCTGGAACAGAACCTCCTGCTGTCAATACCTCTCAG GCTTCCAGATACTTTAGCCAGACTAGATCTAAAAGGAAATGCCATACAGGATATTGGTGAGCAGGAATTAAAGAATTTGAAGCAGCTACAGGTTCTGAATCTTCGAAACAATAAGATATCTGCATTAGATCTCAAAGTTCTGGAAAGTTTACCACGGCTGAGATACCTCTACCTGGATGGAAATCCTTGGAACTGTACCTGTAATCTTCTCAGGGCTAGGAAGGTCCTGATGGCCAAGGGAATGGATGTGAGAGGAGGGCAGTGTGCAGCTCCAGCAGAAAGACAAGGAGAAAGCTGGATGTCATCAAAGAATATCATGAGACACTGTGAGGGTAATTCCTATCTGACTGAGAAAAGCAAAGAGATCAGAAAGAAACTTAAACCCGAGGACCACTCTAGCATCATAATGAACATGGATGATGACTATTATGATTATGAACTAGATTAA